The Oxyura jamaicensis isolate SHBP4307 breed ruddy duck unplaced genomic scaffold, BPBGC_Ojam_1.0 oxyUn_random_OJ70908, whole genome shotgun sequence genome includes the window TGGTGTCCCTACGGCCATGTGGTGTCCTCGTGGCCGCGCTGATGTCCCTGCGCTGTGTCCCCAgagcctgctggtgctgctggacctgctgggcacccagcaccccgcCATCCACAGCCACTTTCCCCGCACCCACCACTGGTTCCTGCGCCTCGTCGCCATCGGTGCGCtgaggggacacggggatgtGGGGACAGCTGTGGGGTCAGGCAtggatggggacagggcacgGATGGGCCCTGCGGATGTGCAAAGGGCTGGGGATGTGGCATGGGGACAGGAAGGGTGacaaggggatggggacagggtgTGGGTGGCACCTGGGGACGCCGGTGGGTGTGGGGACAAGGGGGGGGAGtgacatggggatggggacagggtgggtgctgggacaggggGGTGGTCACGAGGATGGGAATGGGGACACGGATGGGACGAGGAGGCTGGGATGGGGACAAAGATGgagatgggatggggacgggggtGTCACAGAGTGCCttcccctgtgtcccccccccacccgTGTCCCCTTTGTGTCCCCGGTGCGCAGAGAAACGACTGcggagcctggggctgctgcacgCCTCCCCCCAGGACCAGCCCTTTTTCCggctcagcccagccccggggcccgTCGAGGACGACCACGTCCCCTTCCTGCAACGTGGTaacgtccccgtgtccccgtgtccccacgctGCACTGTCCCCAAGTCTCCACCACGCTCCACGTCACCTCGCAGGGAGCGGGGACCACGGTGCCTCAGCCCCGTCGTGTCCCCGCAGGCGTCCCCGTG containing:
- the LOC118159545 gene encoding glutaminyl-peptide cyclotransferase-like protein, with the protein product MWCPRGRADVPALCPQSLLVLLDLLGTQHPAIHSHFPRTHHWFLRLVAIEKRLRSLGLLHASPQDQPFFRLSPAPGPVEDDHVPFLQRGVPVLHLIPMPFPWVWHTSEDNEDNLHLPTVEDLCKILAAFVAEFLQL